The stretch of DNA GCGCCAAATAAATTTAACGctcatttttgaacaaattttagcTCATAACTCTACAagagatgttttttttcttgttctttctttctttctttctttctttttttttttttttttttttttttttcaaccatgttTCTTATAATGATGTATTATGATGTATTTCACTTTGAATATGTTCAAAGTTTTTACTGTCAACAGCGAGAATTTTTCAGAAATACCTTGTCAACTTAGCATACATTTTTGAGCAAGTTTTCATTCAGTTTTTCGACCctaaatttatttcataatcGGTTCCATTGAACAAGCTCTTTGCAGAAAACTGACGTCTTCAGGTACGTCTCCGCATCGAATATCGTGCCGATTAATTTCACTTTCAATTTTGCctcacttccaaaactttttttcatagtaTACATAGCATGAAATTACTTAAACTATGAGATCTAAAACAACGCAAGACAAGCTTttcacacatttcttttaaattaatctttatctttactaataataaagctgaaagtctggatgtctggatctctgtctggatctctctctgtcaggatttctgtgacgagcataacgcctagaccattcggctgattgttatgaaatttggcacaaaattagtttgtagcatgggggtgtgcacctcgaagcgattttttgaaaatccgattctgttcttttcctatttcaattttaagaacattttcccgagcaaaattatcataagatgaacgagtaaattactaagttatcataacgtggaaccgtaacataggcaagtcaattggcgagaaagtcaccatacattatttgtaaatatacaggcgaaccaaaagaccttttaattttctactacgggcaaagccgtgtgggtactacTAGTTATCAATAAATCTGCGAAGTCTTTCATAAAAATAGAGaagataaaagaaatttttgtaattGCTCCTTTCCTAATAGTTgaaccatcatttttttttttttagtgctgtTTCTTGCTAAAGAGTTATTAATATGTTTAATGATATCATtgcaaaattaatgttttatcaAAACTAGAGCAGAATTGTTTGACTAAACTTACGGGATATTTAACTTCACTCATGGATCGATTCTTTCAACAAAAATCGTTCACCTTCATTCATAAAAAAAGagcttaacatttttttaaaattaagatcagGGGTGCCCTGATGGAAGATCATGGGAGGTCAAGGCGACCTCccaaaaaatgttcttatttgCTATATTTCTCTGTCGATTATACAAATTTGGACACATTTTTGTAACATCgcagctcgttttctttttttcctccaatgcttttaaatgtttattatcaTTAGGTAATGATGTGCATGTTCGTATTttgtcattcggtaaaattaggagttttattcggtaaatttagaactccccccccctcccctgaaaGTTCAAGTTCAGGGCAGCCTTGGTTTCATGAAGATATCTCCTTCGGAGTTCAATCAATTCTCCCTTCTTCCATGCACTTAAACccgtttttgtgcggtctttttttgtgcaaattttgttTGTGCGAATTTTGTGTATGATGTtgtggtatatgaaaatttcaaacagaTTGGACTCTATtggcgaaattatttataaaacgagtgcgacgTAGTATCtacaagtgacgacaggggcatcccgatgggaagtcactgtgacctcccaaaaatttccttattcgggacaTTTTTTTGactattcagcaaaattatcatcgcttggtttattctgattgcgtttaaagataactttttgagttattttctacgcgagactttttttatgcggtccctatccagcgcataaaaaaaatattttaaaactctgttacgaaaacaactttttatagctactcgttaggtttcgaacaatttttatgtgatattttttatgcggtccctattcaccgcataaaaacaggtttcgGTGTAGTTTCGGTGATGGCCGTCCATTACCACATTCTCGTCTTTGTAATCGCTATTGTTTTTCTAAGAGACAGTTCAtaaatgaagaatttatttttcaacatatttgactccTCCCTTTTTGTCTCAAGGTGTAACACTTCACTTTACTCCTTCCCCCCTCTTGTCACGTGTCACGCCATATTACAAAacatattatttagaaaaaagcAAACCTTTTATTTCAACcgaaatgtgtgatgtcacacttcttgttacctttTCCCTCCCCCTTGTAAAAGACTGTCACAACTTCTCGAACCCTCCTCACCCTTAAAGCATGATGTCATTTATCGACGACCTACAACTTCTTgacaaaaataattcttcaatgtTTTAATGACTGACATCATTACAAAATTACTGTACCAATTACCTGCAAGATTATTTGACGAAACATtcttgaagaaataattaagagCACTACTGCCGTGAGGaggtaaagcgcagtaactgcaaacttttcaccacccccccccccttttttttgtcatttattgtatttaagcTTTGTTGTACAAGTTTTCTTATTTGGTCTCcgttgaaaataaagcacgaggAAAACTTAAAATTCCAGCGTTTCCCTATTTTTAACcccaacacacaaaggaagggggttataagtttgacgtgtctatgTATGTGTATCTGTATAtttgtgtatttgtgtgtctGTTTGTGGCACTCtaacgcctaaacggatggaccgattttgaaaaaaaaaaaaaaaaattcttcgaaatgaaagttgatcgaaagtgttcttagctgggttccatctttggatgacattaattaacgaagatgttaattaaaaacatctaaaaggtttttcccgacttttgcagtgaaaacatagtttaaaatttaaaaatttaatcccaaaataaagagatttttttccacGTCTGTTTGAATGTGCTTGGAACTTCcaagtttcatagaattcgatTTATaccgttttttaaagcagattttaataacggctaagcctttattcacactattgatcaccgaattcattgttggccgacaaggaaatgaaacgcaatgatttaaaatttttatctgttgccagtttctttagcaaataaaatacttgacattgattttttaataatgtaaggcttttaaagggattttcaatttttcctcttgattcaACAGTTGCGAATcattaggggggggggttaaatttttaattttattgttgcgTGTTGGTATCAAATCCAaatcgcgtttcttcaaatatctcaaaaatctATTTCTGCACATACCGCGCTTTACCTGTTCATGGCAGAATAAATTTCTAGAAGAACGAATTAAACGGGTAATCTAATAATTTTGAGGATACTCTTTAAAAGTGATTCTTGAAGACTGATTTTAAGTTGTTCAAATCTATGGTCCTACactgcaatatttttaaactcatggacggatacaagggaggggcgttGGGGGttatcgcccctcccttgaggggcTCTACAGgcaatttttcaacattaaagttCCAGAAGTATTTTTTAGTAcatctgcaaaataaataaataaataaataaataaataaataagggaactGTCAACCGGAAAACTTTTCGAATATTTCAaacttgaagtcttaaaaacgcgattttaaaccatttttggtgatgttaaaggAAGGAATGAGGTTCAAGCTCTTTCCTcgactaatttttcaaaattgcagatccaaaaacacaattttggaCGTTATTGGATTATGTAAAGAGAGAAGGTTCAGAGACTTAGtaacttttccaaaattgaagttctaaaaacgtaatttcgcCCCTTCCTTGAAGGATTCCTGGATCCGTCCTTCTTTAAACTGTAGAACTCTTGTGATGCTATGaaataaaattggaaatttttaaacattttcaaattttatttttctggttcaaaGTTGCACTGCATTTTAAATCACATTTCTCATAGGGTTCAATGTTACCCTAAGCGGCAGGATAAGTTTGAACCAGGTTAATAACTCATTTTATCTGCTTTCGTAAATCGTCTATCTTGATTTAATTCTTCTGGTTCAAAGTTGGGctacttttattgaaataactaGAAAgagcccgtcatggtatgacgggtgaaaattgctgctacatttgaaaaaagacattgcctgtttggtgatattttgatagttgaaattgtaaccctaactccccCATAattggttttaaagaagaaatttgcATCTTCaacaaaaaaagggagggggggcgGGAGGATTAGAGTTTTTTTAACTAATGTCGTCGTTCATTACCAATTAGTTACGTTGTTGAATTGTCTAGTAATTTTCTAAAGTATGGTACTTGAATGTACTTAATATCATTAAAGTCCCTCCAAAAATTTActctaatttgatttttgattAAGCAAATTTTCGATTTAATGTAGTTGGGAGTTTCGGGACATTAGCCCCTGTCTTGCAGTTGTCATCtacccagggccggatttagacttaacggggcggCCCTAAACTATTTCAGGTATTGACTcccttttgtagtttgaacaacgtTTGTAAGAGGTGTAagaggcatttttttatttttttcccttttactatgTGTTGTCTCTTTTCCTCTGATAGATACAGCAGTACTTTTACATTGTTTTATCGTTTGTTATGTGTTTTTTCCTGATGTCCTGtgttgaattgaccttaagagaaaGAATAGTATCAAGATAGAACTCCCCTTTCCAGTTGAGTATAGAATATTCCCAAATGTAGGGGGTCCAaaggtttctcccccggaggaaattttgaaaaatagatttaaaattctgcattttgaagccttataagatgtagttggaactacaaaaacgTCAGGACAaaaaggcaaacaaaactttttttaaagtagtaaaatccctctaatgcggacactaattggacgattttttttgtccgcaatagagaggtgtccgcaggaaaggggtttaataatgttatttgcattggaactggggtaTTAAAAATTATCCACATAAGAGGAgcgtccgcctttgaggggtgtccgtcgggaggggttttactgcacatactcttttgaaaattaagataacacacagtaaaaattgtgttGATTCGAccaatcaatgacagcagttgacagagagaaagagcgcGGGAAGAGAACagacaatgcattgttacttgctcccATTGGTTTTCgttacaattagtttttaatcacccctccaaCCCAGCaataaatacaacaatgaattaaacaaCAAATGATCAAtggtaaaaaatgctttaaaagaaatggtgttcagttttagaaaataggtaaccaGATTGTAACATATTGCCCATTTAATCAATTCATATTTCatgcacttgataagaaataaaattgaagaccACTATGCTTAGGGTTTTCAAAGATATATCTAATCATTATCAAGGACTctagaacagttaaaattatttaacgcatttcatttgtacttcccagtctctgatattttggTAATTGATTGTAAATTtctacagtcctgttctaactttgtaagaaacagttattttaaatttaaaaaaaaaagaagctattgATTTCTCATGTCAGCAACTttgcttcagttgcaagtggggcagaaagcGAAAAGGACCTAGAGGTagtgtatttcttttctttttttttttttttttttcgtgttaaaCAGATTGAACAATTTGCAGAAGTAAGCTCCTTGATGAGCACGATTTTTCTTTCCTGACATTATTTCTTTGAAGAAAAGTTTGAACTTTAAGCCTAAACTTTTTCTCGAAAGAACTCGGCTTGAAACTTTATTCCTTCTAATTCTGATTtttattagcctactttcccagtaaaagtcagaaaaagaagaaaaaagcatgaaagaaggcttaatgcatcttaaaaatatcgtgaaaaacaaaaaaaagtcaaaaataaataaaataattaaataaatattgaaaaattaaaaattggaaagtagggtattgagatggggaaaaatgtctgtcggtctgtctgtctgtctgtcggtctgtctgtctgtcggtctgtctgtcggtctgtctgtctgtccccccctaataacttttgaatgaatagtccgattcgaacaaacttttttttgttcgaaagatctcggcgaggacacctcattcccatatttcactttttgatttgaactattttttgttcaattttgaacagttcaaaaaaacttaacattagcgcctacggggaaattcaaagcaattccgaactgtgaggcgaatttgcttcaaacaaactttgtaggaaaaagcttttgataaaaaacttgtgtataagatatctttttgatttgaacaattttccgttcaattttgaacagttcaaatcccttaacattagcgcctacggggaaactgaaagtcaatgtagattccgtacttgaaggcggatttacttcaaacaaactttgttggaaatagctcttgacgaccaaatcccgactccgactccgagaatttagggggacctgacactgactctgactcctgttcccgacaattaatcggactccgactcccctacttcgactctgacttcgtagctttggcaaacatctatacacggaggacaaatgactgactccgattcttggatatttgactccgactcttttatcccaaaatgagattgactccgactccgactccgctgctgtggttttaactgtgaaataattattgttgatatgatttgtttttattttcacgctaaagttttaatttaggtatttagttttcggtgaataaactcgtaaaatatgcgcagacgattttttttttttttgacaatgaaaattatttctttaagttgacattttattgtttttttttttattttggtaagtgcattaattcgtttaaaaaattattttcggcaacaggggaaaaagaaacgattttttttatatgatgtatttattttaatgaacttattattattttttcgttttgaaagctgttaaaaaaatttttttaatggaaagaagtgtattagctgctttgtttaaaaggtgctgctattttttttgttcgtttttttgaagaaaagtaaggaatatatttgttgcgcgtcaaagtaagtttctaaatttaaaaactcttaccatctatttaacttcttcaacgcttccaaaagtcgcggggcaatgaaatcatttgtactgaagtcttcagatattccttcgtgtagaaattgtgacacaaacacttgaactttttaacttagaaaaatttaattacagcacaataaactacaatgttagttgcaaataaaaacttgttaattaataaacacaacataatgaagatatcggcaacgaactctctcgaaaataaaatctcaagaattttgaatattacatactgctataagaactgctacgaggtgcgcgagtccggctaatttatttaaacttaactactcagttcagttcagttcttgggCGTTTTCCACACTCCCCACCTTGAGTTCAGGGCTCGGGACTCCGGAACTCAACTTCAATGCTGTCAGGCTAGGTGATGAACTGGTGGTGGTGGTGCAACTCAAATCCTCAAGAACAGTCACAGGAGGGGGTTTTAACTTTTGAAGCTCACAAGATGACACCGCTCCCAACTCCAGAGAACACAACTTTTTAACAGGACGAATGAAGACACCCGTTTTTGTCTTGACTTTAGCAACTCGCACACATCCATCCTTACTTGTGAACACTTCTAGAACTCTTCCGAGTGGCCAGTCAATTCTTTTACAGTTATCTGTCCACACGATAACTAAGGCACCAACTTTTAGAACTGGAGAATTATTTCTATTAGTCACAGGTTGTCGCAACTGTCCGAGATATTCCACTCGAAATCTCGAACGGAGATCTTTTCGTATTTTCTGTGTATACGCGTGacgtttatttaatttctgatgATCCAGCACATCTAAGTCTGGAACACCGATTTCTCTAATCTCTTGCAACAACATAGAAGGTGTAATCGGGGTAAGATCTTGAACGTCATCACTAACGTAAGTCAACGGTCGCGAATTTATGATACTCTCACAGTCGCAGAGGACTGTTAACATCTCTTCATAATCCAACGATGTTTGAcccaaaacttttcttaaaattctcttCAAAACTCCTACTAACCTTTCCCAAAATCCTCCCCACCAGGGAGCAGAAGGGGGGATAAAAATCCAAGCAATAGAAGAAGCAGTAGTTTCATCTTgaatctttttccaatcaatcttGCTTAATTGGTTTTTTGCGCCAACGAAGTTCTTTCCGTTATCGGAATAGATAATTGACGGTCTGCCTCTTCTCGCGATGAATCTCCTCAACCCCAAAAGAAAGTTATCTGTAGACACTGAAGTCAACATCTCAACATGAACAGCTCTAAAAACAGCACAGGTGAAAATCAAAATCCAAACTTTTGAGTTATCTTTGAGGATCAAGGATCCTGCTAGATCTATTCCTAGAATTTCGAAAACTGATGCATCTTTTACACGATTTTCCGGTAAAACACTTTCCTGAACTTCGGGCGGTTTAGAGTTGAATCTTCGACACACAATACAGGACTTGATTGCCTTCTTAATGGTTTTCCGGCTCTTCAAAATCCAGTACTTTTCTCGAAGCGCTGACATAAGCAGTTGTACGCCACAATGTCCTAACTCTTTATGTTTCCACCGAATGAGACTAAGGACAACCGGGTGTTCGGAGGGAAGTACAACTGGAAGCCGAAAATGCatgtcatcatctctaaaaaataTCTTCGTTTTCACTCGAATCAAGGCATCGTCGCCTACGATTGTATTGATCGATCTTAATCTTGCGTCAGGATTTCTTCCAAAAGCTTCTGattgaatttgctttaaaattactTGTTCAGCCTTTTGAAGCTCTTTACTGTCAAGAACACCAAATCGTCTatcttttttggattttttacaattttctacaAATCTGTAAATCCACGCGGTGATTCGTAGTAGTTTAACGTAAGAAGAATATCTGTAGTAGTATTTTCCCTTATCTTCGGAGTTAGTAGCTGTGATTATAACTTTCTTCTTTTCTGCGTTCACTACTTCCATGGCAGGCAGAAATTCGTCTTTCGGCCAATATTCGGCAGATCTCTTCAACCAGTCCGGTCCGCACAGCCATTCCGTACGCAATAGCTTTCCTAAGGTACATCCTCGGGACGGAATGTCAGCTACGTTCATTACTCCTGGTACGAATCTCCACTGTTCAATTTTTGTCAGTCTTCTGATTTCTTGAACACGATTTTCTACGAATGTTGCCCACGGGCCTTCCTTTTTTATCCAAAATAGCACATCCATAGAATCTGACCAAAAGACAGTTTTTACGGCTTCGAGACGTAAGTCGCATATGATGGTGTTTGCTAATCTAGCTCCAATCGAACAAGCTAAAAGTTCAAGACGAGGAATCGTAATCTTTTTTAAAGGAGCAACTCTAGCTCTAGCGGCAATCAAATGACAAGTTACTGGGGATCCAACCTGTTCCACTCTAAAATATATGCACGTAGCATAAGATGTCTTGCAAGCAtcacaaaaaatgtgtaaagttatGTCTTTAAGAGTAAATGGCAATTTGGATAAACGTCGGGATATTTTTAGACTGTACAATTTTGCAATCTCATTTTTCCACTTTTCGAAACGCTTCACTAATTCATCGGGAAGCCGAGAATCCCACGAAGCTTTGATTTTCCAACattcttgtaaaattattttgggtATCAAAGTTATTGGGCAAGTAAAACCAATCggatcgaaaatttgatgtgtaacggacaaaatagttctttttgtgATTGGTCcatctattgttatttttctgacaTCGCACGACAGCGTGTCTTCAGCGGTGTTCCACAAAAGTCCTAAAACCGACACCGGTTCACTTTTTTCCAAGTTAGCGATTTCAGGAATTAATGCATTACTCTGCCAACCTCTAAGATCAAATTTTGCGGATGATAAAAGCCTACGAGAATGTTCACGGAAATTTTCTAATTCTGCTACGCTGTCTACGCTAGCCACACAATTATCCACATAAAGAGAATCTCTAAGTTTTTGCGCAGTTTCTTTAAGTTCATCTGGGGCTTGATCGAGATGGTAAGCAAGTGTACCGGCCAGAAGAAAAGGGCTGCAACTTACGCCAAAAACGACACGAGCGTGGCGATAAATTAGTGTCTTTTCTGGATTGCCCTCTGCCCACcacaaaaaacgcaaaaaatccCTATCGGCTGATTGCAAAGCTATCTGTAAAAAAGCTCGACGAATATCAGCAACCACCCCAAACTTTCCAATCCTGAAACGGTTCAAGATGGTAGGGATCAATTCTATCAAATTAGGCCCTTTCTCGATGCAATCATTAAGAGATAAACCTCCTGGTAAATGAGCGGATCCGTCAAAAACTGGACGAATTCTAGTAGTCGAACTTTCCTTAACTACTGCTCTGTGTGGGAGATAATGAGAAGCAGTTTccgttttattttctgaaattggaattttttctattattcCCTCTGTTTCCCATTCACAAAAGACATTTTCGTAGTCCCCTAAGTTTCTtgtatatttaagattttttaccgtatttttcaaacgtttttctgccaaatttttatgatcatttagcaAATGAGGATCTTTTACCCACGGTAAAGAAACAATATATCTCCCATCCTCTTGCCTTCCTATTGTATCTCTAAAATGCTTTAACGCCAATTCTTgggattcttttttatttattttctcaccTGGATCAAGAATTCCCAAAGAATTTAAATTccacaaatcatttattttagcgTCATTAACATGAAGAGATAACAGTAACAGTGAATTATCTACGTTAGCTTTATTTGAGTCTTTTCCCATGAGTGTCCATCCCAACTTAGTTTTAACAGCAACTAAACCGTTCGAAAAATGTCTGATTCCATTCGTGTATAATTTATCCGCTATATCCGCTCCTAACAACATgtgtatttcattattattttcttcatacaAACATGTTTTACTCATTGACGATATATCACTCAAAAATATACCAGcccgcttcaaaattttaatacactgACCTGTCTTAGCCTTCGGAATAAAAGCGCAAATTTTCTTCTGATCCAttacttcaatttgaaaactatGCTTCCGATCAAGACTACTCAAGAGCACAGAATAACGATTATGCTGTTCTGTAGTTTCTATCCCTCCAAAAAGCCCATGCTTAACAATTTCAGTTCCCGAACTCTTTAACCCCATTTTATTTGCAGCAAATTccgaaatgtaacttttttgtgaccctgaatcgacaatTACACGCAGTAAATGTTCTAAACCTTGATTTCGAATACGCACAATTAAAGTTTGCAAATAAACTTCATTCGACGAAGATTGGTTTGAGAGGACGGAATTTTCAGGAGGGACATTCTTATCTACGTTAAGTTTCTGCTTATATTTAGTAAAACACATTAAAGAAGAATGTTTTCCCTTACAATGCTTACAATTTACGTTTGCTTTACAAAACCGAGAAATATGCTTCCTAATTTCTAAACACTTGAAACACGCTCCCTTTTTCATCAGGATATTTTTCCGTTCTTCTAGCGATAAATTACTGGCAGATTCACATTCAGAACTGAAATGGGTAAATGAATCGCAaaatacgcatttaatttttctggGATTTTCTATCTCATCGGTAGAAATCAGTTCAGACGCGGTAGCGATTTGTTTCCTATTCTTCCTTGAATCATTTCTAACACGGTTTTCGACAGTGTTTTGCCTACGTGGCGCGAAAGTCTCGTTGGGGGAAATTTGATTTATGTTAACTGACATAATATGCATTGCTCTTTCTCGCGACATCAAAGATTTTGACAGAAAATCAAGTAAGTTTGTCAGATTTGAATGGGTATTACTTTCTAATTTGCTATATTCTAAAACTAAATCCGCAGGAAGGATTTTTAATAGCAGGGGGCATAATACACTAGTGTAATTTTCCGATGACAAACCTAATGCTTCTAAACACCGTATTTGCGTTGtacagttgtcataaaatcttcgAAATGCACGAACATCATTAGAGTCTCTAAGAGGTTGCATATTGATGATATTATTCATATGAGCACTAATTAATAAGTCAGTTTCAGCATATCGGTCCTTCAATGCTCTTATCGCGTTATCATAATTTTCAGCTGTAATTGGAAATCCTTCAACTGTGTTCATGGCAGTTCCACCTAAATATGCCTTTAGGTAGTTGAATTTGTCAACAttattcaaaagttcatttttatgtatCGCAGATTCAAAACTGTTCCAGAATGTTAACCATTGGCTCACATCTCCGTAAAACTTCGCGATAGTCAATTTCGGAAGTTTAACTCGTATAGTACTGTTGCTGCTTGTTTCAAAGCTTCTATTTTGATTTTCGCTGATGCGACTGACTTCCAACGAATTCTGACGCATTTCATTAATTCGTTTAGTAGCTCGAAACTTCCAAACAGTCACTTTCTCGCGATATTCTTCCgaagtttcaatttctttttcgagtTCGTTCGGTTCAAAATTAGCTTCTA from Uloborus diversus isolate 005 chromosome 5, Udiv.v.3.1, whole genome shotgun sequence encodes:
- the LOC129222544 gene encoding uncharacterized protein LOC129222544 encodes the protein MLTVLCDCESIINSRPLTYVSDDVQDLTPITPSMLLQEIREIGVPDLDVLDHQKLNKRHAYTQKIRKDLRSRFRVEYLGQLRQPVTNRNNSPVLKVGALVIVWTDNCKRIDWPLGRVLEVFTSKDGCVRVAKVKTKTGVFIRPVKKLCSLELGAVSSCELQKLKPPPVTVLEDLSCTTTTSSSPSLTALKLSSGVPSPELKVGSVENAQELN